The following proteins are encoded in a genomic region of uncultured Vibrio sp.:
- the rbfA gene encoding 30S ribosome-binding factor RbfA, protein MSKEFSRTQRVSQQLQKELAMILQREVRDSRLGMVTISDVEVSRDLAYAKVFVTFLCVGEQTPESCLAALREHEVHIRMMLGKRIRLRLTPEIRFHYDNTLVEGMRMSNLVSEVVSADKQKQKDSGREDEE, encoded by the coding sequence ATGTCAAAAGAATTTAGCCGCACGCAGCGCGTTTCACAGCAGCTGCAAAAAGAACTTGCCATGATCCTTCAACGTGAAGTTCGTGACTCACGTTTGGGCATGGTTACTATCTCAGATGTTGAAGTATCTCGTGATCTTGCTTACGCAAAAGTATTCGTTACTTTCCTATGCGTAGGCGAGCAAACACCAGAATCATGTCTGGCAGCGCTACGTGAGCATGAAGTGCATATTCGCATGATGCTAGGTAAGCGTATTCGTCTGCGTCTTACTCCAGAAATTCGTTTCCACTACGACAATACACTGGTTGAAGGTATGCGAATGTCTAACCTAGTGTCTGAAGTGGTTAGTGCAGACAAGCAAAAGCAAAAAGATTCTGGTCGTGAGGACGAAGAATAA
- a CDS encoding MATE family efflux transporter, giving the protein MQGSIYRQFWKYTIPTVAAMLVNGLYQVIDGIFIGRYVGADGLAGINVAWPVIGTILGVGMMVGVGTGALVSIRRGEKDHQGAKRILSTGLLLLAALMPVVAAVLFYFSDEFIRWQGAQGQVYELGLQYLRILIVSCIFTLGSIATPFLLRNDDSPNLATILMVTGAAINIVLDYVFIAWLGWELTGAAIATALAQMVVTVLGIGYFFSSKAKLRLRFSDLQVQFDIVPKVVMIGSSSFFMYAYGSIMVALHNSLFAQYGSALLIGAYAILGYIVTVYFLVAEGIANGMQPLVSYNHGARNPQNIRKLLKIAMGTSVVGGIAFVTLMNVFPYEVVSVFNSSDPQLIESAVMGIRFHMFALFLDGFLMVSAAYYQSMNKGSKAMFITVGNIMVQLPFLFIMPKIFGVVGIWIAFPLSNIALSLVVMSMLWRDVKKLLIESPTEPSMQVS; this is encoded by the coding sequence GTGCAAGGCTCGATATATAGACAGTTTTGGAAGTACACGATTCCAACCGTTGCTGCCATGCTGGTAAATGGTTTATACCAAGTGATCGACGGTATTTTTATTGGCCGCTATGTGGGCGCTGACGGGTTAGCCGGTATTAACGTCGCATGGCCTGTCATTGGTACGATCTTAGGTGTGGGCATGATGGTCGGCGTCGGCACGGGAGCACTTGTTTCTATCCGGCGTGGTGAGAAAGACCATCAAGGTGCCAAGCGCATTTTATCTACGGGGCTATTATTACTCGCCGCATTGATGCCAGTGGTTGCTGCCGTTCTTTTCTACTTTTCGGACGAGTTTATTCGTTGGCAGGGTGCACAAGGCCAAGTGTATGAACTCGGCCTTCAGTACTTACGAATACTGATTGTGTCATGCATATTCACGCTTGGTTCCATCGCCACACCATTTTTATTGAGAAATGATGATAGCCCAAATTTAGCCACGATCCTGATGGTGACAGGTGCTGCGATAAACATCGTACTAGATTATGTCTTTATCGCTTGGTTAGGATGGGAGTTGACTGGTGCCGCTATTGCAACCGCGTTGGCACAGATGGTGGTGACGGTTCTTGGTATTGGTTACTTCTTCAGTTCCAAAGCCAAGCTGCGCTTACGTTTTAGCGATCTGCAAGTACAGTTTGATATCGTGCCTAAGGTCGTGATGATTGGAAGCTCGAGCTTTTTTATGTACGCTTACGGCTCGATCATGGTGGCACTGCATAATTCGTTGTTCGCTCAATATGGCAGTGCGTTATTGATTGGTGCGTATGCGATTCTCGGTTATATCGTCACGGTTTATTTCTTAGTTGCAGAGGGCATTGCTAACGGTATGCAACCGCTGGTGAGCTATAACCATGGGGCGCGTAATCCGCAAAATATTCGTAAGCTGCTTAAGATAGCCATGGGAACCTCGGTCGTGGGCGGTATCGCTTTTGTTACCTTGATGAATGTTTTTCCCTATGAGGTCGTTTCGGTCTTTAATAGCTCGGATCCGCAGTTAATTGAAAGTGCAGTGATGGGGATCCGCTTTCACATGTTTGCCTTGTTTTTAGATGGTTTCTTAATGGTCTCGGCCGCGTATTATCAGTCGATGAACAAAGGCAGTAAGGCGATGTTTATTACGGTTGGTAATATTATGGTTCAGTTGCCATTTCTGTTTATCATGCCAAAAATATTCGGTGTGGTGGGTATTTGGATTGCCTTCCCATTGTCTAATATTGCGTTAAGTTTGGTCGTAATGAGCATGTTATGGCGTGATGTGAAGAAGTTGCTTATTGAGAGTCCGACTGAACCAAGCATGCAAGTTTCCTGA
- the nlpI gene encoding lipoprotein NlpI, with protein sequence MKWFQTASLCVAIVLTGCANTSQQSAQQWVYPPMAVPLQPSVQQEVQIARLSQLLQRPDLSDEVRAKMHYERGNYYDSVGLRDLARLDFNQSLQLNPAQPDIFNLLGVYFTQVGEFDAAYEAFDSTLELAPDNTYAERNRAIALYYGGRIELALEDMNKHYEEMPSDPFRALWLYIIESEQDQQQAKANLKKHYQRDRSQEWGWVLVAIMLRDVSDEQALKMIMDGTRENYRLAERLTETYFYLGKRHQLEGDVAGAISLYKLAISFNVYDYVEHRYSFIELAQIYEQLQQDRVAKLKAEQQQEN encoded by the coding sequence GTGAAATGGTTTCAAACCGCAAGTTTATGTGTTGCTATCGTGCTGACCGGTTGCGCAAATACTTCTCAGCAATCGGCCCAGCAGTGGGTTTACCCACCAATGGCGGTGCCTCTGCAGCCTAGTGTGCAACAAGAAGTTCAAATTGCGCGTTTATCTCAGCTTCTACAACGCCCTGATCTCAGTGATGAAGTTCGTGCAAAAATGCACTACGAGCGCGGCAATTACTACGACAGTGTAGGCCTACGTGATCTTGCCCGTTTGGATTTCAACCAATCTTTACAATTGAACCCGGCTCAGCCAGATATTTTCAATCTACTAGGGGTGTATTTTACTCAGGTTGGCGAGTTTGATGCGGCTTACGAAGCTTTTGATTCAACCTTAGAACTGGCTCCTGATAATACTTATGCAGAAAGAAATCGTGCTATCGCGTTGTATTATGGCGGGCGGATTGAGCTCGCTCTGGAAGATATGAATAAGCACTATGAAGAGATGCCAAGCGATCCATTCCGCGCGTTGTGGCTCTACATCATCGAATCCGAGCAGGATCAACAACAAGCGAAAGCAAACCTGAAGAAGCACTATCAACGAGATCGCAGTCAAGAGTGGGGGTGGGTCTTGGTTGCGATAATGCTGCGTGACGTCTCAGACGAGCAGGCGCTAAAAATGATCATGGATGGTACGAGAGAAAATTACCGTCTTGCTGAGCGACTCACTGAAACTTACTTCTATCTTGGGAAGCGTCATCAACTTGAAGGCGATGTTGCTGGTGCTATTTCACTGTATAAGCTGGCGATATCGTTCAACGTTTATGATTACGTAGAACACCGGTATTCATTTATCGAGTTAGCTCAGATTTATGAGCAGTTGCAGCAAGATAGGGTGGCTAAGCTAAAAGCTGAGCAACAGCAGGAGAATTAA
- the pnp gene encoding polyribonucleotide nucleotidyltransferase: protein MFEKPVVKTFQYGNHTVTLETGVIARQATAAVMVTMDDTAVFVSVVGKKEAVAGQDFFPLTVNYQERTYAAGKIPGGFFKREGRPSEGETLTARLIDRPIRPLFPDSFKNEVQVIATVVSVNPDVQPDIPTMIGTSAALAISGIPFNGPIGAARVGHIDGQLVLNPSQTELESSRLDLVVAGTESAVLMVESEADNLTEEEMLAAVVYGHEQQQVVINAINEFKAEVATPAWDWVAPEENTALNNKIAELAEAKLVEAYQITEKMARYDRIHAIAAEVNDVLLAEDPEADTKEIHTIFHDLEKTVVRRSIIAGNPRIDGREKDMVRALDVRTGILPRTHGSALFTRGETQAIVTATLGTQRDAQIIDELTGERKDHFLLHYNFPPYCVGETGFVGSPKRREIGHGKLAKRGIAAVMPSVDEFPYTVRVVSEITESNGSSSMASVCGTSLALMDAGVPIKASVAGIAMGLVKEGDDFVVLSDILGDEDHLGDMDFKVAGTQSGITALQMDIKIEGITKEIMQIALNQAQGARKHILSVMDEAISGARDDISEFAPRIHTMKISAEKIKDVIGKGGAVIRQLTEETGTTIEIEDDGTIKIAATEGTAAKEAIRRIEEITAEVEVGRIYTGKVARLADFGAFVTVLPGKDGLVHISQIAEKRVEKVSDYLTEGQEVQVKVLEIDRQGRVRLSMKEAVEKPAEAAPAEAPAAKDE from the coding sequence ATGTTCGAAAAACCAGTTGTTAAAACGTTCCAGTACGGTAACCACACGGTTACTCTAGAAACTGGCGTTATTGCACGTCAAGCTACAGCAGCAGTTATGGTTACAATGGACGATACAGCCGTATTCGTTTCAGTTGTAGGTAAGAAAGAAGCCGTTGCTGGTCAAGACTTCTTCCCTCTAACAGTAAACTACCAAGAGCGTACTTACGCGGCAGGTAAAATCCCTGGTGGTTTCTTCAAGCGTGAAGGTCGCCCATCTGAAGGCGAAACGCTAACAGCTCGTCTAATCGACCGTCCAATCCGCCCACTATTCCCGGATTCATTCAAAAACGAAGTACAAGTTATTGCGACGGTTGTGTCTGTAAACCCAGACGTTCAACCAGATATCCCAACCATGATTGGTACTTCTGCAGCGCTTGCTATCTCTGGTATCCCATTCAACGGTCCTATCGGTGCAGCACGTGTTGGTCACATCGACGGTCAGCTTGTTCTTAACCCAAGCCAAACTGAACTAGAGTCTTCTCGTCTGGATCTTGTTGTTGCGGGTACAGAATCTGCGGTACTAATGGTTGAGTCAGAAGCTGACAACCTAACTGAAGAAGAAATGCTAGCGGCGGTTGTTTACGGCCACGAGCAACAACAAGTTGTGATCAACGCAATCAACGAGTTCAAAGCTGAAGTTGCCACTCCAGCTTGGGACTGGGTTGCTCCTGAAGAGAACACAGCACTTAACAACAAGATTGCTGAACTAGCAGAAGCGAAGCTTGTTGAGGCTTACCAAATTACTGAGAAGATGGCTCGTTACGACCGTATTCATGCGATCGCAGCAGAAGTAAACGACGTTTTACTTGCTGAAGATCCTGAAGCGGACACGAAAGAAATTCATACTATCTTCCATGACCTAGAGAAGACGGTAGTACGTCGTAGCATCATCGCGGGTAACCCACGTATCGATGGTCGTGAGAAAGACATGGTTCGTGCTCTAGACGTACGTACTGGTATTCTTCCACGTACTCACGGCTCTGCACTATTCACTCGTGGTGAAACTCAGGCTATCGTTACTGCAACACTGGGTACGCAGCGTGATGCGCAAATCATTGATGAGCTGACAGGTGAGCGTAAAGATCACTTCCTACTGCACTACAACTTCCCTCCATACTGTGTAGGTGAGACTGGCTTTGTAGGTTCTCCTAAGCGTCGTGAAATCGGCCACGGTAAACTGGCTAAGCGTGGTATTGCTGCAGTAATGCCATCTGTAGATGAGTTCCCATACACAGTTCGTGTAGTATCAGAAATCACAGAATCTAACGGTTCTTCTTCAATGGCTTCTGTATGTGGTACGTCTCTAGCGCTTATGGATGCGGGTGTGCCAATCAAAGCGTCTGTTGCAGGTATCGCAATGGGTCTTGTGAAAGAAGGCGACGACTTCGTGGTTCTTTCTGACATTCTGGGTGACGAAGACCACCTAGGTGACATGGACTTTAAAGTAGCAGGTACTCAATCTGGTATCACTGCACTTCAAATGGACATCAAGATCGAAGGTATCACTAAAGAAATCATGCAAATTGCGCTTAACCAAGCACAAGGCGCTCGTAAGCACATTCTATCTGTAATGGATGAAGCGATTTCTGGTGCACGTGATGATATCTCTGAGTTTGCTCCGCGTATTCATACAATGAAGATCAGCGCTGAAAAGATCAAAGATGTTATCGGTAAAGGCGGTGCAGTGATTCGTCAGCTAACTGAAGAAACTGGCACAACCATTGAAATCGAAGACGACGGTACAATCAAAATTGCAGCGACTGAAGGTACTGCAGCGAAAGAAGCGATCCGTCGTATTGAAGAGATCACTGCTGAAGTAGAAGTAGGCCGTATCTACACGGGTAAAGTGGCACGTTTGGCGGACTTTGGTGCGTTCGTAACGGTTCTTCCTGGTAAAGATGGTTTGGTACACATTTCTCAAATCGCAGAAAAACGTGTTGAGAAAGTCTCTGACTACTTAACTGAAGGCCAGGAAGTTCAAGTTAAAGTTCTTGAAATCGACCGTCAGGGCCGTGTGCGTCTAAGCATGAAAGAAGCAGTAGAAAAGCCAGCTGAAGCAGCACCAGCTGAAGCGCCTGCAGCAAAAGACGAGTAA
- the rpsO gene encoding 30S ribosomal protein S15, with product MSLNAETKAAIVAEYAQGEGDTGSPEVQVALLTASINHLQGHFKAHKGDHHSRRGLLRMVSRRRKLLDYLKGKNLARYQDLIKRLGLRR from the coding sequence ATGTCTCTGAATGCAGAAACTAAAGCAGCAATCGTTGCAGAATACGCTCAAGGTGAAGGCGATACTGGTTCACCAGAAGTTCAAGTAGCTCTACTTACAGCTTCTATCAACCACCTACAAGGTCACTTCAAAGCGCACAAAGGCGATCACCACAGCCGTCGTGGTCTTCTACGTATGGTTTCTCGTCGTCGTAAGCTTCTAGATTACCTTAAAGGTAAAAATCTAGCTCGCTACCAAGACCTAATCAAGCGTCTAGGCCTACGTCGCTAA
- the infB gene encoding translation initiation factor IF-2, which translates to MTQLTVKALSDEIGTPVDRLIEQLADAGIKKASSDNVTDEEKQQLLSHLKKEHGDKSGDSEPTRLTLQRKTRSTLSVNAGGGKSKNVQVEVRKKRTYVKRSTIEDEAKREAEEAAKREAEEAAKRAAEEAAKREAEETAKREAEEAAKREAEEKAKREAEEKAKRDVDTNAQREADEKVKRDAEDKIKQEAARKEADELKRRQEEEAKRKAEEESQRKLEEARELAEKNKERWSAAEEKKGDMEDTDYHVTTSQYAREAEDEADRKVEGGRRKKKKPSNKDDQARNGSRNRSQRGGKGGRKGKLAKPTSMQHGFDKSATVAKQDVVIGETIVLSELANKMSVKATEVIKVMMKMGAMATINQVIDQETAQLVAEEMGHKVVLRKENELEEAVLSDRDTNAEAVPRAPVVTIMGHVDHGKTSTLDYIRRTHVASGEAGGITQHIGAYHVETENGMITFLDTPGHAAFTAMRARGAQATDIVVLVVAADDGVMPQTVEAIQHAKAAGVPLIVAVNKIDKEGANPDNVKNELAQYDVIPEEWGGENIFVHISAKQGTNIDALLESILLQSEVLELTAVKEGMASGVVVESRLDKGRGPVATVLVQSGTLNKGDIVLCGQEYGRVRAMRDELGQEITEAGPSIPVEILGLSGVPASGDEATVVRDERKAREVANYRAGKFREVKLARQQKSKLENMFSNMTAGEVAELNVVLKADVQGSVEAIADSLVKLSTDEVKVNIVGSGVGGITETDVVLAEASNAIILGFNVRADASARRAVEAAAVDLRYYSIIYQLIDEVKQAMGGMLAPEFKQEIIGLAEVRDVFKSPKLGAIAGCMVTEGLIKRNNPIRVLRDNVVIYEGELESLRRFKDDVQEVKNGYECGIGVKNYNDVRVGDQIEVFEIVEIKRTLD; encoded by the coding sequence ATGACACAATTAACAGTTAAAGCACTGAGTGATGAGATTGGTACGCCAGTCGACCGCTTGATTGAACAACTTGCTGACGCTGGCATTAAAAAGGCGAGCTCTGACAATGTTACTGATGAAGAGAAGCAGCAGCTTCTCTCTCATCTGAAAAAAGAACACGGTGATAAATCTGGCGATTCAGAGCCGACACGCCTTACGCTACAGCGTAAAACTCGTAGTACACTTAGTGTGAACGCGGGTGGTGGTAAGAGTAAGAATGTTCAGGTTGAGGTGCGCAAAAAACGTACATACGTGAAGCGCAGCACAATTGAAGATGAAGCGAAACGTGAAGCTGAAGAAGCAGCAAAACGTGAAGCAGAAGAAGCAGCAAAACGTGCAGCGGAAGAAGCCGCAAAGCGTGAAGCTGAAGAAACTGCAAAACGTGAAGCAGAAGAAGCAGCAAAACGTGAAGCTGAAGAAAAAGCGAAACGTGAAGCTGAAGAAAAAGCGAAACGAGACGTTGATACGAATGCACAACGTGAAGCTGACGAAAAAGTGAAACGTGATGCTGAAGACAAAATTAAGCAAGAAGCAGCGCGAAAAGAGGCCGACGAGCTTAAACGCCGTCAGGAAGAAGAAGCTAAGCGTAAGGCTGAAGAGGAAAGTCAGCGCAAGCTTGAAGAAGCTCGCGAATTGGCTGAAAAGAATAAAGAGCGTTGGTCTGCTGCAGAAGAGAAAAAGGGTGATATGGAAGATACAGATTACCATGTAACGACTTCACAATACGCACGTGAAGCCGAAGATGAAGCAGATCGCAAAGTAGAAGGTGGTCGTCGTAAGAAGAAGAAACCTTCTAACAAAGATGATCAGGCACGTAACGGTAGCCGTAACCGTAGCCAACGTGGTGGTAAAGGCGGCCGTAAGGGCAAGCTAGCTAAGCCAACTTCAATGCAACACGGCTTCGATAAGTCAGCAACCGTTGCTAAACAAGACGTTGTGATCGGCGAGACAATCGTTCTATCTGAACTGGCTAACAAGATGTCGGTTAAAGCGACAGAAGTTATCAAAGTGATGATGAAGATGGGCGCAATGGCGACTATCAACCAGGTTATCGACCAAGAAACTGCACAACTTGTTGCTGAAGAAATGGGCCACAAGGTTGTTCTTCGCAAAGAGAACGAACTGGAAGAAGCAGTACTGTCAGATCGTGACACGAATGCAGAAGCGGTTCCTCGTGCACCAGTTGTTACTATCATGGGTCACGTTGACCACGGTAAGACATCAACACTTGACTACATTCGTCGTACACACGTTGCTTCAGGGGAAGCGGGTGGTATCACTCAGCACATCGGTGCATACCACGTTGAAACTGAAAACGGCATGATCACGTTCCTTGATACTCCTGGACACGCGGCGTTTACTGCTATGCGTGCACGTGGTGCTCAAGCGACAGATATCGTTGTTCTAGTTGTAGCTGCAGATGATGGTGTAATGCCTCAAACGGTTGAAGCTATCCAGCACGCGAAAGCGGCAGGTGTTCCTTTGATCGTTGCAGTGAACAAGATCGACAAAGAAGGTGCTAACCCAGACAACGTTAAGAACGAACTGGCACAGTACGATGTTATTCCTGAAGAGTGGGGCGGTGAGAACATTTTCGTTCACATCTCTGCGAAACAAGGTACTAACATTGACGCGCTTCTAGAGTCAATCCTTCTGCAATCTGAAGTTCTAGAGCTTACAGCGGTTAAAGAAGGCATGGCATCTGGCGTAGTTGTAGAATCTCGTCTAGATAAAGGTCGTGGTCCGGTTGCAACTGTTCTCGTTCAGTCTGGTACGCTAAACAAAGGCGATATCGTTCTTTGTGGTCAAGAATACGGCCGTGTTCGTGCAATGCGCGACGAACTAGGTCAGGAAATCACAGAAGCTGGCCCGTCTATCCCAGTTGAGATCCTAGGTCTTTCTGGTGTACCTGCATCAGGTGACGAAGCAACAGTAGTACGTGACGAGCGTAAAGCGCGTGAAGTTGCAAACTATCGTGCTGGTAAGTTCCGTGAAGTGAAACTTGCTCGCCAGCAGAAATCTAAACTAGAGAACATGTTCTCTAACATGACTGCTGGTGAAGTTGCTGAACTGAACGTTGTACTTAAGGCTGACGTTCAAGGTTCTGTGGAAGCTATCGCAGACTCTCTAGTGAAACTGTCGACTGACGAAGTTAAAGTGAACATCGTTGGTTCAGGTGTTGGTGGTATCACTGAGACTGACGTAGTACTAGCAGAAGCTTCAAATGCAATCATTCTAGGCTTTAACGTACGTGCTGATGCATCTGCTCGTCGTGCCGTTGAAGCAGCAGCTGTTGACCTACGTTACTACTCAATCATTTACCAATTGATTGACGAAGTGAAACAGGCAATGGGCGGTATGCTTGCTCCAGAATTCAAGCAAGAGATCATTGGTCTTGCTGAAGTACGTGATGTATTTAAGTCACCAAAACTGGGCGCAATCGCTGGCTGTATGGTTACTGAAGGTCTGATTAAGCGTAACAACCCAATCCGCGTACTGCGTGATAACGTTGTTATCTACGAAGGTGAACTAGAGTCACTACGTCGCTTTAAAGATGACGTTCAAGAAGTTAAGAATGGCTACGAGTGTGGTATCGGCGTTAAGAACTACAACGATGTTCGCGTTGGCGACCAAATCGAAGTATTCGAAATCGTTGAAATCAAACGTACTCTAGACTAA
- the truB gene encoding tRNA pseudouridine(55) synthase TruB: MARRRKGRPINGVILLDKPTGISSNDALQKVKRIYFAEKAGHTGALDPLATGMLPICLGEATKFSQFLLDSDKRYRVIAKLGERTNTSDSDGEVVETRPVNVDLEKLEACIDKFRGESDQVPSMFSALKYQGKPLYEYARKGIEVPRESRKITVYEIILHRFDGDEVEMEVHCSKGTYIRTIVDDLGEMLGCGAHVTMLRRTGVAKYPYEKMVTLEQLNELLEQAHRQEIAPRELLDPLLMPMDTAVEDLPEVNLIPELADMVQHGQPVQVSGAPTEGSLRLTMGEERLFIGVGEMNNDGKIAPKRLVVFRDEE; this comes from the coding sequence ATGGCTCGTCGTCGTAAAGGTCGTCCAATTAATGGCGTTATCCTGTTAGATAAACCGACAGGTATCTCATCTAATGATGCGTTGCAAAAAGTTAAGCGCATTTACTTTGCTGAAAAAGCAGGTCATACGGGTGCATTGGATCCTCTAGCGACGGGCATGTTGCCGATCTGTTTGGGAGAAGCAACAAAGTTTTCTCAGTTCCTATTGGATTCAGACAAACGCTACCGAGTGATAGCGAAACTGGGTGAGCGTACGAATACATCAGATTCTGATGGTGAAGTCGTAGAAACTCGTCCGGTCAATGTGGATCTTGAGAAGCTAGAAGCGTGCATTGACAAATTCCGTGGTGAATCGGATCAAGTACCTTCAATGTTTTCAGCGTTGAAATACCAAGGTAAGCCATTGTACGAGTATGCGCGTAAAGGAATCGAAGTTCCGCGCGAATCTCGTAAGATCACGGTCTACGAAATCATCCTTCATCGTTTTGACGGTGATGAAGTCGAGATGGAAGTACATTGTTCAAAAGGTACTTACATTCGCACTATCGTTGATGACCTTGGTGAAATGCTCGGCTGTGGTGCTCACGTTACCATGCTTCGTCGTACAGGCGTTGCTAAGTATCCATACGAGAAGATGGTTACGCTTGAGCAACTTAACGAGCTACTAGAGCAAGCACATCGTCAAGAGATCGCACCACGGGAGCTTTTGGATCCGCTGCTTATGCCAATGGATACGGCGGTAGAAGATTTACCAGAAGTAAACCTGATACCAGAGCTTGCGGACATGGTTCAACATGGTCAACCGGTTCAAGTGAGTGGTGCTCCTACCGAAGGCTCTCTTCGCCTTACCATGGGAGAAGAACGCTTATTTATCGGTGTTGGCGAGATGAATAACGACGGAAAAATTGCACCAAAACGTTTGGTGGTTTTCCGCGACGAAGAGTAA